The genomic DNA AACTATAAAGAGAAACTATCTGATTATACTGGGTAAGAGCTCAATTTATTAACAATCTTCGGAGAATAATTATTCGTAAAGACTAATCAGAGCGGTAAAAGATAATGTACTTTTACCATCAGATTCTTTGCCTCAAGAAATGAAGACTATATGAAGGAAATTGAAGTAGTATTAAGTATGCCCCTTTTTCATCACCGATTGGTGAGGAAGAACAGTATAGCTGTCGTTATTGATATACTTCGTTCTACCACTTCTATTATAGCCGCATTAGATCATGGCGTTAAAAGTATTATTCCCGTGAGCTCAAAAGCCGAAGCAGAAGTCATGAAACATGAAGGATATTTATTAGCCGGTGAAGAAGATGGACGAAAATTTGATTTTGCTGATTTTGGAAATTCTGCTGATGAATTCTGGAGGGATGACATTATCGGAAAGGAGATTGTCTACAGTACGGGAAATGGAACTAAAGCATTTCGCCTTACAAGAGAAGAATCTGACAAAGTTGTTATCGGTGGTTTCCCGAATTTAAGTGTATTATCTAAATTCCTAGTTGAACAAAACAAAAACGTCGTACTTGTGTGTGCAGGTGAAAAGAATATGATGGCACTAGAAGATCAACTTTTTGCAGGAGCTTTGGGAGAAAAATTAATGGAATCTGGGCAGTTTGATCATTCTTGTGACAGTTTAATATCAAGTATGAGTGTTTGGAATGAAGCCAAAAATGACTTATTCAGCTATATTAAAAAGCTCAACCAACTCAAGAACAATCCAAATTTAATCAATCAAAAAGTCATGGACTATACATTTACTCTAGACTCTTCTCAATCTATACCTACCCTACATTTCAATCACATCACTGCCATCTCCTATAAATAGAAGTCGATTCACTTCATTTTCTCTTATGAATAAAGCATAGTCATAACCTAGCATAAATATAGTATTTTTGCAAAAATGATTACTAAACAAAATACATTTTCATATAAATGATTATCGATAATTTTAAGATACAAACTGAACAATTTGCAGACATTAGAATCCTCAGATACCAAGTACCAGGTTTCGAAAATTTAACTCTAAATAAAAAACTACTCATCTATTATTTATCTCAAGCTGCTCTTTGGGGACGAGACCTTATTTGGGATCAGAATTTCAAACACAACATAAAAATTCGAAAAACTTTGGAGCATATCATTTCAACTTATAAAGGTGATAAAAGCTCTAATCAGTTTCAAGAATTTGAAGACTATGCAAAAAAGGTATTTTTCTCCAATGGAATTCATCATCATTATTCTATGGACAAATTCTTTCCACTTTGTGATAGAGCTTATTTCGAGTCTTTAATTGAGAACTCCAATAAAGAAGGATTCCCTATAAACATGAATCAGTCTTTACAGCAGTTCAGCTATGATATTACAAATATTATATATGATAAATTAGAATTTCAAAAAAGGGTGAGTTTGGATACTTCTGGTGATTTAGTAGAAGATAGTGCTTGTCACTACTACGATAACGTAAATCAAGCAGAGGCCGAATCTTTTTATTCTAAACTACAAAAAGGTAATTCAAAATTATCATGGGGTATAAACTCTACTTTGATTAAAAAGGACGGACAAGTAAAAGAAGAAGTCTGGAAGTTGGGTGGTAAATATTCTGATGTTATTGAGAAAATGATTTTTTGGCTAAAAAAAGCGGTTTCTTTAGGCGAAAACGAAGAACAAAAGCAAGCTCTTGATAAATTAATCCAGTATTATGAAACTGGAGACCTTCAAACTTTTGATGATTATTGTATTCTTTGGCTAAAAGACATCAACTCCACTGTAGATATCATTCATGGGTTTATTGAAGTATATGGCGACCCTTTAGGAAAAAAAGCCAGCTACGAATCACTTATTTCCATTATTGACGAGGAGGCTTCTAAAAGAGCAAAAACCATAAGCGATAATGCCAGTTGGTTTGAGCACAACAGTAGTACAGACCAAGCCTTCAAGAAAAAAGAAGTAAAAGGAGTAAATGCAAGAGCTGTACATGTTGTGATGGAAGCTGGTGACTGCTCCCCTGCTACTCCCATTGGAATCAACCTCCCCAATGCAGATTGGATAAGAGCAGAATACGGTTCTAAATCGGTTACCATCTCCAATATTATAGATGCTTATGACGAAGCTTCAAAAGGGAATGGTAGTATCAATGAATTTGCTTTCAATGAGAAAGAAATTGAAATCCATAATAAATATAGTGGCATTGCCTCCAAGCTTCATGTTGACTTACACGAAATTGTAGGCCATGGAAGCGGGAAATTGGCTGAGGGAGTTTCAGATCCTTCTGAGACTTTAAAAAGCTATGCTTCAACAATAGAAGAAGCAAGAGCCGATTTGGTAGCACTATATTTTGCATTGGACGAACAATTAATAAAATGGGGCTTAATGCCAAGTATTGAAGTAGGCTATTGTGAATACAATAGTTATATACGTGGAGGCCTAATGACACAGTTGGTTAGAGTAGAAGAAGGTAAAGTTATTGAGGAGTCTCATATGAGAAATCGTCAACTCATTGCCAAATGGGCATTTGAGCAAGGAAAAGATAAAAAGATTGTAGAGAAGGTCCAAAAAAATAATAAAACCTATTTTGTGATAAATGATTATCTTGGCCTTCAGAAAATCTTTGGACAACTCCTAAAAGAAGTCCAGAGGATAAAGTCAGAAGGAGATTATGAAGCTGCACAAAACCTAGTGGAAAACTATGGTGTAAAAGTTGATACAGTGATTCATAAAGAAGTGTTACACCGCTGGGAGAAACTAAAAATTGCACCCTATGCAGGTTTCATCAATCCTCAATATGATTTATTAGAAAAAGATGGAAAAATAGAGGATGTTATTATTAGATACCCTGACAATTTCACCAAACAAATGCTATATTACGGGCAAAACTATAGCGCCCTTTAAAAGAAAAATATGTTCAAAGATTTAAAACTATCTGGTGATATTCTCGATGCAATAGATGCAATGGGTTATAA from Lentimicrobium sp. L6 includes the following:
- a CDS encoding 2-phosphosulfolactate phosphatase; translated protein: MKEIEVVLSMPLFHHRLVRKNSIAVVIDILRSTTSIIAALDHGVKSIIPVSSKAEAEVMKHEGYLLAGEEDGRKFDFADFGNSADEFWRDDIIGKEIVYSTGNGTKAFRLTREESDKVVIGGFPNLSVLSKFLVEQNKNVVLVCAGEKNMMALEDQLFAGALGEKLMESGQFDHSCDSLISSMSVWNEAKNDLFSYIKKLNQLKNNPNLINQKVMDYTFTLDSSQSIPTLHFNHITAISYK
- a CDS encoding dihydrofolate reductase, giving the protein MIIDNFKIQTEQFADIRILRYQVPGFENLTLNKKLLIYYLSQAALWGRDLIWDQNFKHNIKIRKTLEHIISTYKGDKSSNQFQEFEDYAKKVFFSNGIHHHYSMDKFFPLCDRAYFESLIENSNKEGFPINMNQSLQQFSYDITNIIYDKLEFQKRVSLDTSGDLVEDSACHYYDNVNQAEAESFYSKLQKGNSKLSWGINSTLIKKDGQVKEEVWKLGGKYSDVIEKMIFWLKKAVSLGENEEQKQALDKLIQYYETGDLQTFDDYCILWLKDINSTVDIIHGFIEVYGDPLGKKASYESLISIIDEEASKRAKTISDNASWFEHNSSTDQAFKKKEVKGVNARAVHVVMEAGDCSPATPIGINLPNADWIRAEYGSKSVTISNIIDAYDEASKGNGSINEFAFNEKEIEIHNKYSGIASKLHVDLHEIVGHGSGKLAEGVSDPSETLKSYASTIEEARADLVALYFALDEQLIKWGLMPSIEVGYCEYNSYIRGGLMTQLVRVEEGKVIEESHMRNRQLIAKWAFEQGKDKKIVEKVQKNNKTYFVINDYLGLQKIFGQLLKEVQRIKSEGDYEAAQNLVENYGVKVDTVIHKEVLHRWEKLKIAPYAGFINPQYDLLEKDGKIEDVIIRYPDNFTKQMLYYGQNYSAL